The region TGGTCGCCTCTTTCTTCCAGGCTGTTCCGTAGATAAACGAAGGCATCGTCATAGGAACTCAATGTTATGCTACAAAACCGTGGCAACGATTCCGAAACTTCTTCACGAGCACATCAATACAGCTTTTCCAGTCAACGTCTGCCTGGTCGCGACGGTATTGCCCAGCGGCTTTGCACAAGTGACGCCGCGGGGCAGCCTGATGGTCTTCGATGACGATCACTTCGCTTTCTGGGAACGCGGAAAAGGCACGACCAACGCCAACCTGCAGGATGGTACCAAAGTAACGGTCTTCTTCCGG is a window of Terriglobia bacterium DNA encoding:
- a CDS encoding pyridoxamine 5'-phosphate oxidase family protein → MLCYKTVATIPKLLHEHINTAFPVNVCLVATVLPSGFAQVTPRGSLMVFDDDHFAFWERGKGTTNANLQDGTKVTVFFRKPELRVAGLLPKGGIARFYGTAALHKSGPVREQIWERVIQPEKDRDPEKNGFGVLVKVERAEDLGGVLLDLKSN